One Streptomyces sp. NBC_01217 genomic region harbors:
- a CDS encoding MFS transporter — MTTSVRPRPPSAFAVMVVGAAAGFRLLGHLSDRLGRRIIVPALGVGIVSAVVLAARPDLPGLIVGRLITGVAVGLMASMVTTYLSDLHHEAYPERGGSPVSAEVASVANLGGLAFGPSSPEPSPHGFPLRWSPATSSSPPP, encoded by the coding sequence GTGACCACTTCGGTCCGACCGAGGCCACCATCCGCCTTCGCGGTCATGGTCGTCGGGGCGGCGGCCGGCTTCCGCCTGCTCGGTCACCTATCCGACCGGCTCGGCCGCCGCATCATCGTTCCGGCGCTCGGCGTCGGCATCGTCTCGGCCGTCGTCCTTGCCGCACGGCCGGACCTGCCGGGTCTGATCGTCGGGCGCCTGATCACCGGCGTGGCAGTGGGACTGATGGCCTCGATGGTCACGACCTACCTCTCCGACTTGCACCACGAGGCCTACCCCGAGCGGGGCGGATCGCCGGTGTCCGCCGAGGTCGCCTCCGTCGCCAACCTCGGCGGCCTGGCATTTGGCCCCTCGTCTCCGGAGCCCTCGCCGCATGGGTTCCCGCTCCGCTGGTCACCAGCTACGTCGTCTTCACCGCCGCCATGA
- the eccD gene encoding type VII secretion integral membrane protein EccD, producing MENERCHVTVVGARRRVDLAVPAHAAIAEYTPTLLGLVGQVEFDETFPPVWSLALPGAPPFSPEASLRESGVADGATLYLRDAAVGEFDEPVVTDLEESVGKVGDDVAVWGWRPRAYTTLVLGILTLIAGFVTLTWSDVGATIRPATGVGAMVVAFSLTLLTWHATRQRWSLPLGLRLIIAYSAVPLLAVAAASVPVATVNTGSMLLALSVGGVIGALAGLLAVRHATTLMAVAITVLALVLTASLTLGQVTLLEASAVVAITMMAVLGAAPKAAGHFAVLAGPDSGGADAYADEAGVLHLVKRGQRLLIGTNTLGSLVVAACLMVLGSAHQSFAVALTGCLGLTLILRAGRLTIAAAVVPLVAAGTIGLATAVIKAPGNFGAPIWTGPVALLGAAVLALAFGLSRVFRADATEERPSWIDPLAGFFLVISVPLAVGVFGVYTSLLHSGQTP from the coding sequence GTGGAGAATGAACGCTGCCATGTGACCGTGGTGGGAGCGCGGCGGCGGGTGGACCTCGCGGTGCCCGCGCACGCGGCCATCGCCGAGTACACCCCGACCTTGCTCGGACTCGTGGGTCAGGTGGAGTTTGACGAAACCTTTCCTCCGGTCTGGTCGCTGGCCCTGCCCGGCGCCCCGCCGTTCTCGCCGGAGGCCTCCCTGCGGGAGTCCGGCGTCGCGGACGGCGCCACGCTGTACCTGCGGGACGCTGCCGTGGGGGAGTTCGACGAGCCCGTGGTCACCGACCTCGAGGAGTCGGTCGGGAAGGTCGGCGACGACGTCGCCGTGTGGGGTTGGCGGCCGCGTGCCTACACCACCCTGGTCCTCGGCATCCTGACCCTCATCGCGGGGTTCGTGACGCTGACCTGGTCGGACGTCGGCGCCACCATCCGGCCGGCCACCGGCGTCGGCGCGATGGTCGTCGCGTTCTCGCTGACCCTGCTGACCTGGCACGCCACCCGCCAGCGCTGGTCGCTCCCGCTGGGCCTGCGGCTGATCATCGCGTACTCGGCCGTTCCGCTGCTCGCTGTGGCCGCCGCCTCCGTACCGGTGGCGACGGTGAACACCGGTTCCATGTTGCTGGCGTTGAGTGTCGGGGGCGTGATCGGCGCGCTCGCCGGCCTGCTGGCCGTCCGCCACGCGACGACGCTGATGGCAGTGGCGATCACCGTCCTTGCCCTCGTACTGACCGCGAGCCTGACCCTCGGCCAGGTCACGTTGCTGGAGGCCTCCGCCGTGGTGGCCATCACGATGATGGCCGTGCTCGGCGCCGCCCCCAAGGCCGCCGGGCACTTCGCGGTCCTGGCCGGGCCGGACTCCGGCGGCGCGGACGCCTACGCCGACGAGGCCGGCGTGCTGCACCTGGTGAAGCGGGGACAGCGGCTGCTTATCGGAACGAACACCCTGGGATCCCTCGTCGTCGCCGCGTGTCTGATGGTCCTGGGCTCCGCGCACCAGTCCTTCGCGGTGGCCCTGACCGGCTGCCTCGGCCTCACGCTCATCCTGCGGGCGGGGCGGCTGACCATAGCTGCGGCGGTCGTCCCCTTGGTGGCCGCGGGAACGATCGGCCTGGCGACCGCAGTGATCAAGGCCCCGGGCAACTTCGGCGCACCGATCTGGACCGGTCCCGTCGCGCTGCTCGGCGCGGCCGTGCTCGCCCTGGCCTTCGGCCTGAGCAGGGTGTTCCGCGCGGACGCCACCGAGGAACGCCCCTCCTGGATCGACCCGCTCGCCGGGTTCTTCCTGGTGATCTCCGTGCCGCTCGCGGTGGGTGTCTTCGGCGTCTACACGTCGCTGCTGCACTCGGGACAGACGCCGTGA
- a CDS encoding GNAT family N-acetyltransferase — protein sequence MSLSVPLDGSGRLLPAHTLDNVAWAALTGPHAAFAQRRGSAARYAREVSPFAALADPDDPGAWEDLAGLFESGEETFLPGITHAPAGWTVSKAIPGVEMVGASVRAETDPEAVRLGPADVPDMLDLVARAQPGPFREKTVTLGAYFGFRWEGRLVAMAGERLHAPGWTEISAVCTDPDFRGQGLAGRLVRTVAAHIHERGDTSYLQAAAANCAAIRLYESLGFALRRHTQLTAVRAP from the coding sequence ATGAGCCTTTCCGTCCCGCTTGACGGGTCCGGCCGCCTTTTGCCAGCCCATACGCTTGACAACGTTGCCTGGGCGGCGCTCACCGGGCCTCACGCGGCCTTCGCGCAGAGACGGGGGAGCGCTGCCCGCTATGCGCGGGAGGTCTCTCCGTTCGCTGCTCTGGCCGATCCGGATGATCCTGGAGCCTGGGAGGACCTCGCGGGCCTGTTCGAGTCGGGGGAAGAAACGTTTCTTCCCGGCATCACGCACGCTCCCGCCGGGTGGACCGTTTCCAAGGCGATCCCAGGCGTCGAAATGGTAGGCGCCTCCGTCCGTGCGGAGACGGATCCGGAGGCCGTGCGACTCGGCCCGGCCGATGTGCCGGACATGCTCGACCTGGTGGCGCGGGCGCAACCGGGTCCTTTCCGCGAGAAGACGGTGACACTGGGGGCGTATTTCGGGTTCAGGTGGGAGGGCAGACTCGTCGCGATGGCCGGCGAGAGGCTGCATGCCCCGGGCTGGACCGAGATCAGCGCCGTGTGCACGGACCCGGACTTCCGTGGCCAGGGACTGGCAGGCCGGCTGGTGCGCACGGTCGCCGCCCACATACACGAGCGAGGTGACACGTCGTATCTGCAGGCCGCCGCAGCCAATTGCGCAGCGATCCGGCTTTACGAATCGCTGGGGTTCGCACTTCGTCGTCACACCCAGTTGACGGCGGTCAGGGCGCCGTGA
- a CDS encoding transposase — MGSKQRTYTPEFREGAVRIVIETGRPIPEVAEEPGVHSGTLHSWVSRWRRNGSASSDRPAEPAPGGRIREAERAELERLRREMSEKNKRIRELEMERDVLKRCMVLWVK; from the coding sequence ATGGGGTCCAAGCAACGGACGTACACGCCCGAGTTTCGTGAGGGTGCTGTACGCATTGTGATCGAGACGGGCAGGCCGATCCCGGAGGTCGCCGAGGAACCCGGCGTCCACTCCGGCACGCTGCACAGCTGGGTGTCGCGGTGGCGGCGCAACGGGTCGGCGTCGTCCGACCGGCCGGCCGAGCCCGCGCCGGGTGGCCGGATCCGCGAGGCCGAGCGGGCCGAGCTGGAGCGGCTGCGGCGGGAGATGAGCGAGAAGAACAAGCGGATACGCGAGCTGGAGATGGAGCGTGATGTCCTCAAGCGATGCATGGTCCTCTGGGTGAAGTGA
- a CDS encoding right-handed parallel beta-helix repeat-containing protein: MKRNALRVADRGWGTYRTVTAAVRAAGEGTVIHVQPGVYRESLVLDRDVTVVAEKGPGTVRIVAAHGPAASVSGGAPVLRELTLEGGTDREGPAVLVGGGAPVLDHCAVSGGRVEVTRDAAELRSCTIEDTEGPGVHITGTAAAVLEDCVIRSTAGHGMTLSDAARVEMRRTTVERVAGCGIVLTGESRGTFDDCTIRHVGDAALLVQTPARPLLRGCRLHDTKAQGVRIADAPRAAAAASESAAEGDAAAAGREDLRIRLEKCEIFRTGREGVLAGGAAELRIHDCHIRETGGAGVIVMGTGRVELDQTRVVDVPGTGLAAVEGADLQVHRGTVARTGANGVHATDRCTVRLTECEISTTAYTALHFAGSARVELRSCTVRDSAQHAVRVEGAADFTAEDTRVERARMTGVDIKDADAVLRRCVISETETGIRLDSRHRPLLEGCEVLRPSKTGIEIAAGTGAVVLGGRVDGSGSAGVFLDERSEPWIEELTIADAKGSGLVIWTGAKPRVRSVTIAGAAKNGVYVGDGAEGLLEDCAVSATGYPAVHVGAKASPVLRRCLVHDTDEDLSQADDAAARFEQCRSSNVKSATMPTADKGEVAAAVGAVGAARGAAGGQAAEVSVQERVGEDRLPELLAELERLVGLEGVKREVASMAKLMQMVKRRQEAGLQPPPLSRHLIFAGNPGTGKTTVARLYGRLLAALGLLASGHLVEADRSALVGEYVGHTGPKTTAVFRQALGGVLFIDEAYALAPAGQSNDFGQEAVSTLVKLMEDHRDDVVVIAAGYPEDMERFIDSNPGLASRFTRTLRFDDYASTDLVRIVEHQASQHEYRLGEETAAALLTHFDSIERTERFGNGRTARQAFQQMTERHAMRVADLAEVGDEDLTVLLPADVPTVVA; the protein is encoded by the coding sequence GTGAAGCGCAACGCGCTGCGGGTGGCGGACCGAGGCTGGGGCACCTACCGCACCGTCACGGCCGCCGTCCGGGCAGCCGGTGAGGGCACGGTGATCCACGTCCAGCCGGGGGTCTACCGCGAGTCCCTGGTCCTGGACCGCGACGTCACCGTCGTCGCGGAGAAGGGCCCCGGCACGGTGCGCATCGTGGCCGCGCACGGCCCCGCCGCCAGTGTGAGCGGCGGCGCGCCCGTGCTGCGAGAGCTGACGCTCGAGGGCGGTACGGACCGCGAAGGACCAGCGGTGCTCGTCGGCGGCGGCGCGCCGGTGCTCGACCACTGCGCGGTGTCCGGCGGCCGGGTCGAAGTCACCCGCGACGCCGCCGAACTGCGCTCGTGCACCATCGAGGACACCGAAGGCCCCGGTGTCCACATCACCGGAACCGCGGCCGCGGTCCTCGAGGACTGCGTGATCCGGTCGACGGCCGGGCACGGCATGACGCTGAGCGACGCCGCCCGGGTGGAGATGCGCCGCACCACCGTCGAACGGGTCGCCGGGTGCGGCATCGTGTTGACCGGGGAGTCCCGGGGCACCTTCGACGACTGCACGATCCGGCACGTCGGCGACGCGGCGCTGCTGGTGCAGACCCCGGCGCGCCCCCTGCTGCGCGGCTGTCGGCTGCATGACACGAAGGCCCAGGGGGTGCGGATCGCCGACGCCCCCCGCGCCGCGGCCGCCGCCTCGGAATCCGCCGCCGAGGGGGACGCCGCAGCGGCCGGCCGCGAGGACCTGCGGATCCGGCTGGAGAAGTGCGAGATCTTCCGGACCGGGCGAGAAGGCGTACTGGCGGGCGGCGCCGCCGAGCTCCGGATACACGACTGCCACATCCGGGAGACGGGCGGAGCGGGGGTGATCGTCATGGGCACCGGCCGGGTGGAGCTCGACCAGACACGCGTGGTCGATGTGCCCGGGACCGGCCTGGCCGCCGTGGAGGGCGCCGATTTGCAGGTGCACCGCGGCACCGTGGCCCGTACCGGGGCCAACGGCGTGCACGCGACGGACCGCTGCACTGTCCGGCTCACCGAGTGCGAGATCTCCACCACCGCGTACACGGCCCTGCACTTCGCCGGAAGCGCCCGCGTGGAACTGCGTTCCTGCACGGTGCGGGACAGCGCGCAGCACGCGGTGCGGGTGGAGGGTGCGGCGGACTTCACCGCCGAGGACACCCGGGTGGAGCGGGCGCGGATGACGGGCGTCGACATCAAGGACGCCGACGCGGTGCTGCGCCGGTGCGTGATCAGCGAGACGGAGACCGGCATCCGCCTGGACAGCCGGCACCGGCCACTGCTGGAGGGCTGCGAGGTGCTCCGGCCCTCGAAGACGGGCATCGAGATCGCCGCCGGTACCGGCGCGGTGGTGCTCGGCGGGCGGGTCGACGGCTCGGGGTCGGCCGGAGTCTTCCTCGACGAGCGCAGTGAGCCCTGGATCGAGGAACTGACCATAGCCGACGCCAAGGGCAGCGGACTGGTGATCTGGACCGGGGCCAAGCCCCGGGTGCGGTCGGTGACGATCGCGGGCGCCGCGAAGAACGGCGTATACGTGGGCGACGGCGCCGAGGGGCTGCTGGAGGACTGCGCGGTCTCCGCCACCGGCTATCCGGCGGTGCACGTGGGGGCGAAGGCCTCCCCCGTGCTGCGCCGGTGCCTGGTGCACGACACGGACGAGGACCTGTCGCAGGCCGACGACGCGGCGGCCCGTTTCGAGCAGTGCCGCAGCAGCAACGTCAAGTCCGCCACCATGCCGACGGCCGACAAGGGCGAAGTGGCCGCCGCGGTGGGCGCGGTGGGTGCCGCGCGCGGCGCGGCCGGCGGGCAGGCCGCCGAGGTAAGCGTCCAGGAGCGGGTCGGCGAGGACCGGTTGCCGGAGCTGCTGGCCGAACTCGAGCGGCTGGTGGGTCTGGAGGGCGTCAAGCGCGAAGTGGCCTCCATGGCCAAGCTGATGCAGATGGTCAAGCGACGTCAGGAGGCGGGGCTGCAGCCTCCGCCGCTGAGCCGACACCTGATCTTCGCCGGCAACCCGGGCACCGGCAAGACGACGGTGGCGCGGCTCTACGGTCGCCTGCTCGCGGCGCTCGGGCTGCTGGCCAGTGGACACCTGGTGGAGGCCGACCGCAGCGCGCTGGTGGGCGAGTACGTCGGCCACACCGGGCCGAAGACCACCGCGGTCTTCCGGCAGGCGCTGGGCGGCGTGCTGTTCATCGACGAGGCGTACGCCCTGGCACCGGCGGGGCAGAGCAACGACTTCGGGCAGGAGGCCGTCTCCACCCTGGTGAAGCTGATGGAGGACCACCGCGACGACGTGGTGGTGATCGCGGCCGGCTACCCGGAGGACATGGAGCGCTTCATCGACTCCAACCCTGGTCTGGCCTCACGCTTCACCCGCACACTGCGCTTCGACGACTACGCGTCGACGGACCTGGTGCGGATCGTGGAACACCAGGCGTCCCAGCACGAGTACCGGCTCGGCGAGGAGACGGCGGCGGCGCTGCTGACCCACTTCGACTCCATCGAGCGGACGGAGCGTTTCGGCAACGGGCGCACCGCCCGCCAGGCCTTCCAGCAGATGACCGAGCGGCACGCCATGCGGGTGGCCGACCTGGCCGAGGTCGGCGACGAGGACCTGACGGTGCTGCTGCCGGCCGACGTGCCCACGGTGGTGGCCTGA
- a CDS encoding hemerythrin domain-containing protein has protein sequence MADVRDMYMAHAMLRREFRLLPQLVRDVKPSDVERAKAVGAHADHICFLLHLHHEGEDLLLWPLLLERAGDKAAAIVPTMEEQHGAIERHYTEVTELLPQWRATAQQGERLAGAIERLLSALVEHLMLEEKEILPLAGQYVTAAEWKQLGAHGMAKTPPETMPLALGMAMYEADPEVFEDLLADVPEPARLVLTDSAQRAYADHAQRLYGTSTPPRVGN, from the coding sequence ATGGCGGATGTCAGAGACATGTACATGGCACACGCCATGTTGCGCCGGGAGTTCCGCCTGCTTCCGCAGTTGGTGCGGGACGTGAAGCCGAGCGATGTCGAGCGCGCGAAAGCCGTCGGGGCTCACGCCGACCACATCTGTTTCCTGCTGCACCTGCACCACGAGGGCGAGGACCTGCTGCTCTGGCCGCTCCTGCTCGAGCGTGCGGGCGACAAGGCAGCGGCGATCGTGCCCACGATGGAGGAGCAGCACGGCGCCATTGAGCGGCATTACACAGAGGTGACCGAACTCCTGCCGCAGTGGCGTGCCACGGCGCAGCAGGGCGAGCGACTCGCCGGTGCCATCGAGCGGTTGCTGTCGGCGCTGGTGGAGCACCTGATGCTGGAAGAGAAGGAGATCCTTCCCCTCGCCGGGCAGTACGTCACCGCGGCCGAGTGGAAGCAACTCGGTGCGCACGGAATGGCGAAGACTCCCCCGGAGACCATGCCGCTGGCCCTCGGCATGGCGATGTACGAGGCCGACCCCGAAGTGTTCGAGGATCTGCTCGCCGACGTGCCCGAACCCGCCCGCCTGGTCCTGACCGACTCGGCACAGCGCGCCTACGCCGACCACGCGCAGCGCCTGTACGGCACCAGCACCCCACCCCGCGTCGGTAACTGA
- a CDS encoding WXG100 family type VII secretion target: MPESVDYDISSIKIDPQTLGAEGGSLMSLANEIGEAIVRINNTAAALKLGWVAPSADEAHEFGERWTRVMRQMFGEKDGQIGVLPALAGGILGTAVGFSHLELELESAFVNFSNELAVPSGGDTGPSDHTGPGFPITQDFPN, from the coding sequence ATGCCCGAGAGCGTCGACTACGACATCAGCTCGATAAAGATCGACCCGCAGACGCTCGGCGCGGAGGGCGGCAGTCTGATGTCGCTCGCCAACGAGATCGGTGAAGCGATCGTGCGGATCAACAACACCGCCGCCGCCCTGAAATTGGGGTGGGTGGCGCCCAGCGCCGATGAGGCGCATGAATTCGGCGAACGCTGGACACGGGTGATGCGGCAGATGTTCGGCGAGAAGGACGGCCAGATCGGCGTCCTTCCCGCCCTCGCCGGAGGAATCCTCGGAACGGCCGTCGGATTCAGCCACCTGGAACTCGAGCTGGAATCCGCATTCGTCAATTTCTCCAATGAGCTCGCGGTTCCGTCCGGTGGCGACACCGGCCCGTCGGACCACACCGGACCCGGCTTCCCCATCACTCAGGACTTCCCGAACTAA
- a CDS encoding WXG100 family type VII secretion target: protein MATPTGDTAALTASLRTGALEAEPLARAVRQPAEVGGKVLVAKEKGSGGSRNNSGGQGGTMSPGEFQVALGELRRAIGVVRGESEQISGLIGQIENHFEAAHTSWQSPSASSFEVMSSWFARASRELEALLRDMASRMQTAYDNYAAAEHANTQNSGG, encoded by the coding sequence ATGGCGACGCCGACAGGGGACACTGCCGCATTGACCGCGTCACTTCGAACGGGGGCCCTCGAAGCGGAACCGCTCGCTCGTGCGGTGCGGCAACCCGCCGAGGTCGGCGGAAAGGTGCTGGTCGCGAAAGAGAAGGGCTCGGGCGGCAGTCGCAATAATTCAGGTGGCCAAGGCGGCACGATGTCCCCGGGCGAGTTCCAGGTCGCGCTGGGCGAACTCAGGCGTGCGATCGGTGTCGTACGGGGGGAGAGCGAGCAGATATCGGGCCTGATCGGCCAGATCGAGAACCATTTCGAGGCGGCCCACACCTCCTGGCAGAGTCCTTCCGCGTCGTCGTTCGAGGTGATGTCGAGCTGGTTCGCGAGGGCCTCTCGCGAACTGGAGGCACTACTGCGGGACATGGCGAGCCGCATGCAGACCGCCTATGACAACTACGCAGCCGCCGAGCACGCCAACACCCAGAATTCCGGAGGCTGA
- a CDS encoding transposase — MTGTDPAALAVGRLRSDRVMLRDPGPVRPGPRGGRPRRHGGVLTFAKPDSWHQPDVTTSTDTTHYGKAEAMAWDRMHPRLTHRGPWLDHAEEELPVLHGTLVRLQVERGSVRPPV; from the coding sequence GTGACCGGGACGGACCCGGCCGCCCTGGCCGTCGGGCGCCTGCGCTCGGACCGGGTCATGCTCCGCGACCCAGGCCCGGTCCGCCCCGGGCCGAGGGGCGGGCGGCCCCGTCGGCACGGCGGCGTCCTCACCTTCGCCAAGCCCGACAGCTGGCACCAGCCCGACGTCACCACCAGCACGGACACCACCCACTACGGCAAGGCCGAGGCGATGGCCTGGGACCGGATGCACCCCAGACTCACCCACCGCGGCCCGTGGCTGGACCACGCCGAGGAGGAACTGCCCGTCCTGCACGGCACGCTGGTGCGGCTACAGGTCGAGCGCGGGTCTGTACGCCCACCGGTGTAA
- a CDS encoding WXG100 family type VII secretion target, producing the protein MAATDGGDIGFKGSDGVLYQTTPEDLKVKAGDIRTTEQTVQAELDALKSYVVGLEAKWKGVASSTFQELMKEWDTYAAQLQNALLAIANGLDSTADNYLGSEHSNLKNLSAVNLPKANLV; encoded by the coding sequence ATGGCGGCGACCGACGGCGGGGATATCGGTTTCAAGGGCTCGGACGGCGTCCTGTACCAGACGACGCCCGAGGACCTGAAGGTCAAGGCGGGGGACATCCGCACCACCGAACAGACCGTCCAGGCGGAACTCGACGCACTGAAGAGCTACGTCGTCGGCCTGGAGGCGAAGTGGAAGGGTGTCGCCTCCAGCACCTTCCAGGAGCTCATGAAGGAGTGGGACACGTACGCGGCGCAATTGCAGAACGCGCTTCTCGCCATCGCGAACGGCCTGGACTCCACCGCGGACAACTACTTGGGCTCCGAGCACTCGAACCTGAAGAACCTCAGCGCCGTGAACCTGCCGAAGGCGAACCTGGTTTGA
- a CDS encoding WXG100 family type VII secretion target, with protein MPIYVGQDLETAGHDLNASAEHIMGELHALRARIRSLIDTWNAQSAGEYQMRMHEWDMAAVGLFGSEEEDGVLGEIAHVMRVNWGNYAGAEEANIKTWNATH; from the coding sequence ATGCCCATCTATGTCGGTCAGGACCTGGAGACTGCGGGGCATGACCTCAACGCCTCGGCCGAGCACATCATGGGCGAACTGCACGCCCTGCGGGCCCGGATCCGGTCGCTGATCGACACATGGAACGCCCAGTCCGCAGGCGAGTACCAGATGCGCATGCACGAGTGGGACATGGCCGCCGTCGGCCTCTTCGGCAGCGAGGAGGAGGACGGCGTGCTCGGCGAGATCGCCCATGTGATGCGCGTGAACTGGGGCAATTATGCCGGGGCCGAGGAAGCGAACATCAAGACGTGGAACGCCACGCACTGA